A window of Nitrospinota bacterium genomic DNA:
GAAAAAAATTTTTTAAAGATTGGTCTGGATGCAGAACTAAGTTCAGCCATGCTCAAAAAAGAGATAGGAAGCAATCTGCCAGAGATTAGAAGCTCCATATTTAAAACTATTACGAGTAAATCGGTAACTGATATTAAAAATCCAGAAGGCAAGAGCAGGTTGAAAAATGAAATAACTGCTAAGATTAATTCGCTGCTGCGCTCAGGAACTATAAAAGAATTATACTTTTCTCAATTTATTATTCAGTAATTTCAATGATGACGGATATTCATAAAGAAAAGATTTTGGTATTTGACTTTGGCTCTCAATATACGCAGTTGATTGCGAGAAGGATTAGAGAAAGCAATGTCTATTGTGAGATCGTTCCGTATGATATCAGCTCAAAGAAAGTTAAGAAATTAAAACCGAAGGGAATCGTATTCTCAGGCGGACCTGCAAGCATCTATTTACCTAAAAGCCCTGTTTGTGATAGAGACATCTTCAATCTGGATATACCCATTTTGGGTATCTGCTATGGGATTCAGCTAATGGTCTATCTAATGGGTGGAGAGGTTGAAGGGTCAAAAAAAAGAGAATATGGAAAGATTAAGCTTCAGGTCTTAGATGATTCTGATTTGTTTTATGGATTGGGAAATAAATCAAAGAGCCTGACAGTCTGGATGAGCCATGGTGACAAGGTCACGAAGATTCCAAAAAATTTTTCAATTATTGCAAAGACAGACAATTCTCCTATCGCGGCTGTAAGGGATAAAAAATCCCGGCTGTATGGCCTTCAATTTCACCCTGAGGTCGTTCATACCCCCAAGGGTAAAGATATTCTCAATAATTTTATATTTAGGATTTGTCGTTGCTCTCCTGAATGGACGATGAAATCCTTCATTGAATATTCAATACAGAACATCAAAAAGACAGCAGGCGATAAGAAGGTTGTGTGTGCCCTAAGCGGTGGGGTCGATTCATCTGTAGTTGCTCTTTTAACCCACAAGGCCGTTGGAAAGGAACTAACGTGTATTTTTGTTAACAATGGATTATTAAGAAAAGATGAAGAGCAACAGGTAATAGAGACCTTTAAGAAAAATTTTGATATAGACATTCATTATGTTGATGCAAAGATGAGGTTTTTAAACAGGTTAAGAAATGTTGTCGATCCGGAAAAGAAGAGAAAGATTATTGGCGAAGAATTTATCTCTGTCTTTGAAGCCGAGGCCAAGAAATTTGGCAAGGTCGATTTTCTGGCTCAGGGCACTTTATATCCGGATGTTATTGAGAGTACTTCCCACAGAGGTCCATCAGCAACCATAAAGACACATCATAATGTAGGAGGGCTTCCTAAAAAAATGAGATTTAAACTTATAGAGCCTCTTAAGGAACTATTCAAGGATGAGGTGAGGTGTTTGGGCAAGGAACTTGGTATTCCCAAACACATCTTGTCAAGACATCCCTTCCCAGGGCCTGGGCTTGCAGTGAGGATTCTTGGACCGGTTACAAAAGAAAGGATTAAGATATTGCAAGAGGCAGATGCGATACTTATCGAAGAGTTAAAAAAGAAAAATCTCTATGACGACATCTGGCAGGCCTTTGCTGTTTTATTGCCTATAAAGACCGTTGGAGTTATGGGTGATGAAAGAACATATGAGAATGCTATTGGAATAAGAGCTGTTACGAGCTTGGACGGGATGACCGCTGATTGGGCAAGGATACCGTATGATGTTCTTAATAAGATTTCTAATAGGACCATCAATGAAGTTAAAGGGGTAAACAGAGTGGTCTTTGACATAAGTTCTAAACCCCCA
This region includes:
- the guaA gene encoding glutamine-hydrolyzing GMP synthase, yielding MMTDIHKEKILVFDFGSQYTQLIARRIRESNVYCEIVPYDISSKKVKKLKPKGIVFSGGPASIYLPKSPVCDRDIFNLDIPILGICYGIQLMVYLMGGEVEGSKKREYGKIKLQVLDDSDLFYGLGNKSKSLTVWMSHGDKVTKIPKNFSIIAKTDNSPIAAVRDKKSRLYGLQFHPEVVHTPKGKDILNNFIFRICRCSPEWTMKSFIEYSIQNIKKTAGDKKVVCALSGGVDSSVVALLTHKAVGKELTCIFVNNGLLRKDEEQQVIETFKKNFDIDIHYVDAKMRFLNRLRNVVDPEKKRKIIGEEFISVFEAEAKKFGKVDFLAQGTLYPDVIESTSHRGPSATIKTHHNVGGLPKKMRFKLIEPLKELFKDEVRCLGKELGIPKHILSRHPFPGPGLAVRILGPVTKERIKILQEADAILIEELKKKNLYDDIWQAFAVLLPIKTVGVMGDERTYENAIGIRAVTSLDGMTADWARIPYDVLNKISNRTINEVKGVNRVVFDISSKPPSTIEWE